Genomic segment of Candidatus Binatia bacterium:
GAGCGCCGTGGTGTAGCAGGTCATAGCCGCACCCAGAGCGCCCCAGACAATACCGTAGCGCGCCTGATTCAGGCACGAGAACGGGCCGCGCAAACCCTCTACGTGCGGGAGCATGGCGGTAGCCGGGACGCGCACGTCTTCGAGGATCAGCTCGGAGGTGACCGAGGCGCGTAACGAGAACTTGCCCTTGATGTCGCGCGTCGAGAATCCGGTAGTTCCTTTCTCGACGAGGAAGCCGCGAATGCCATCGGCGGTTCTGGCCCAGACGATGGCGACGTCGGCGAGGCTGCCGTTGGTGATCCACCGCTTGACGCCGGACAACACGTAGCCCGAGCCGTCGCGGACGGCGCGCGTTTCCATACTCCCGGGGTCCGAGCCGTGATCCGGTTCGGTCAGGCCGAAGCAGCCGATGGCGCGGCCCGCGGCCATGGGCGGTAGCCAGCGCTGCTTCTGTTCTTCGGAGCCGAAGGCGTGGATGGGGTGCATGCACAGCGATCCTTGCACGGACACCATCGAACGCAGGCCGCTGTCGCCCCGTTCCATCTCCTGGCAGATCAGTCCGTAGGCAATGTTGTTCAGGCCGGCGCACCCGTAGCCCTTTAGATTGGCGCCGAAAAGGCCGATCTCGCCGATTCGCGAGATAAGATGATGCGGGAAGCTCTCGCGGCTGTGGTGGTCTTCGATGATCGGGAGGGCTTCGCGGTCGACGAAGTCACGCACGGTCTTGCGGATCATGCGTTCCTCGTCGCTCAGGACGTCAATCGACACCGGCGAACGGGTTCATTGAAGTACCTCCTCGGACCGGTCGGATCGTATCGTGGGTGTTCGGCGAGCGGCAAGGGCGGCACCGTGGCCTCGATTAGGTCGCTTGGCGCTGAGTTGACACATCGATGAGACTGGCTAACTATTAGCCCGGTGCATATAGAAACGTTGAAAGTCTTCTGCGACGTGGTCGAGACCGGCAGTTTCTCGCTGGCGGCGTCGCAGAACTTCATCACCCAGTCGGCGGTCAGCCAGCAGTTGCGGACACTGGAGTCGAAGTACAGGTGCAAGCTGCTGGAGCGTGGGCGTTCCGGGGCCAAGCCGACCCCGGCGGGCGAGATCCTGTATCAGGCCAGTCGCGAGATATTGGACCGATATCGGGAGATCGAGACTCGCCTGCAGGAAACCGGAGACACGATCTGCGGAACACTGCGGGTGGCGATCGTTTACAGCGTCGGATTG
This window contains:
- a CDS encoding acyl-CoA dehydrogenase family protein, with amino-acid sequence MIRKTVRDFVDREALPIIEDHHSRESFPHHLISRIGEIGLFGANLKGYGCAGLNNIAYGLICQEMERGDSGLRSMVSVQGSLCMHPIHAFGSEEQKQRWLPPMAAGRAIGCFGLTEPDHGSDPGSMETRAVRDGSGYVLSGVKRWITNGSLADVAIVWARTADGIRGFLVEKGTTGFSTRDIKGKFSLRASVTSELILEDVRVPATAMLPHVEGLRGPFSCLNQARYGIVWGALGAAMTCYTTALEYARSRRQFDRPLAGYQLVQQKLVYMLTEITKGQLLALRLGQLKDQGKVRPQQISLAKRNNVGEALKIARLARDILGANGIVNDYPVIRHMLNLETVNTYEGTYDMHTLIVGRDITGEDAIR